From one Vibrio neonatus genomic stretch:
- a CDS encoding DUF2750 domain-containing protein has protein sequence MTSANTPNVPNDPSERFNLFFKAAATDKKIWLLIDEHGSVMLNTEDEECVPVWPSEEHALMWATGEWEGFTAEPISIAKWKSRWTHGLEDDELSLVVFPDQEGEGIVLYPDEFEMELTKREAKIKK, from the coding sequence ATGACTTCTGCAAACACTCCTAATGTTCCAAATGATCCATCAGAACGTTTTAATCTTTTTTTTAAAGCCGCTGCGACCGATAAAAAAATCTGGTTGCTAATTGATGAGCACGGTAGCGTGATGCTCAATACCGAAGATGAGGAATGTGTCCCAGTCTGGCCATCGGAAGAGCATGCGCTAATGTGGGCTACCGGTGAATGGGAAGGTTTTACCGCTGAGCCTATCTCTATTGCGAAATGGAAAAGCCGTTGGACACATGGTTTAGAAGATGATGAGCTTTCGTTGGTGGTCTTTCCTGATCAAGAAGGCGAAGGTATTGTGCTCTACCCAGATGAATTTGAAATGGAATTGACTAAACGCGAAGCTAAAATTAAAAAATAA
- a CDS encoding polysaccharide lyase family 7 protein yields MMTLKTLGTSKGKKAALGAVALVAALTMTACSNVAPNTAPKTKAPSDNFDLLGWTVSVPIDSDGDGKSDQIKEKELAAGYSDANYFYLAEDGGMVFKAPVKGAKTSKNTTYTRSELREMIRRGNTQYKTKGVGGNNWVFSTAPQADQKAAGGVDGTLEATLAVNHVTTTGKNWQVGRVIIGQIHSNNNEPIRLYYRKLPQNETGSIYFAHEPRKAFGKETWHNIIGNSLPDYWHQDATPTEPTDGIKLNEKFSYRIQVKGNELSVTIMRDGKKDLVKTVDMSESGFGEGGQYMYFKAGVYNQNKSGDADDYAQATFYKLNVTH; encoded by the coding sequence ATGATGACTTTAAAAACATTGGGTACTTCTAAAGGCAAGAAAGCAGCGTTAGGTGCTGTTGCCTTAGTAGCTGCGCTGACAATGACTGCATGTTCAAATGTAGCGCCGAATACTGCTCCAAAAACTAAAGCGCCTTCAGACAACTTTGACCTACTAGGTTGGACAGTAAGTGTACCTATCGATTCTGATGGTGATGGCAAATCTGACCAAATTAAAGAAAAAGAACTAGCAGCAGGTTACTCTGACGCTAACTACTTCTACTTGGCAGAAGATGGCGGCATGGTATTTAAAGCGCCAGTAAAAGGTGCTAAAACATCTAAAAACACTACTTACACTCGTTCAGAATTACGTGAAATGATTCGCCGTGGTAACACTCAATATAAAACAAAAGGTGTTGGCGGTAACAACTGGGTATTCTCAACGGCTCCTCAAGCAGACCAAAAAGCAGCTGGTGGTGTTGACGGTACTCTAGAAGCAACTCTAGCCGTTAACCACGTAACAACTACAGGTAAAAACTGGCAGGTTGGTCGTGTGATCATCGGTCAAATCCACTCAAACAACAACGAACCAATTCGTTTGTACTACCGTAAACTGCCACAAAACGAAACCGGTTCTATCTACTTTGCGCACGAACCACGTAAAGCGTTTGGTAAAGAAACTTGGCACAACATCATCGGTAACTCACTACCTGATTACTGGCACCAAGATGCAACACCAACAGAGCCTACAGACGGTATCAAACTTAACGAGAAATTCAGCTACCGTATTCAAGTTAAAGGTAACGAGCTTTCTGTAACTATCATGCGTGATGGTAAAAAAGACCTTGTTAAAACAGTCGACATGTCTGAGAGTGGCTTCGGTGAAGGCGGTCAATACATGTACTTTAAAGCGGGCGTTTACAACCAAAACAAATCTGGCGATGCAGACGACTACGCACAAGCAACTTTCTACAAGCTTAACGTAACTCACTAA